The genomic interval CGCGCTTCACTTCCATCGGGTTGGCGCCCGCCACGACGTTCTTCGCCCCTTCGCGATAGATCGCCTGGGCGAGAACAGTGCCGGTGGTGGTGCCGTCCCCGGCGATGTCGGAGGTCTTCGACGCGACCTCACGGACCATCTGGGCTCCCATGTTCTCGAGCGAGTCCTTCAGCTCGATCTCCTTCGCCACCGTCACGCCGTCCTTGGTAATCGTGGGCGACCCGAACTTCTTGTCGAGCACGACGTTGCGGCCCTTCGGGCCCAGGGTTACCTTGACGGCGTTGGCGAGCTGGTTGACCCCTTCGAGGATCCGCTGCCGCGCCTGCTCTCCGTAGACGATCTTCTTGGCCATGTTTCGACTCCAATCAAGTGAACTGTCTTGCGGTTCTGACTACTCGATCACGCCGAGGATCTCGTCCTCGCGCATGATCAGATACTCCTCGCCCTCGAGCTTGATCTCCTGGCCCGAGTACTTGCCGAACAGCACCGTGTCGCCTTCCTTGACGTCGAGCGGCGTCACCGTGCCGTCCTCCTTAACCTTTCCGTTGCCCGCGGCGATCACCTTGCCCTGCTGTGGCTTCTCCTTCGCCGTGTCGGGGATGATGATCCCGCCGACCAACTGGTCGCCTTCCTCGAGTCGCTCGACGATGACGCGGTCATGAAGCGGACGTACCTTGACTGCCATGAAATCCTGCTCCTTTCGGTTCAACTGGCGGAATCAAACAAGACCGCCACGCGGCTGGACCCGCGTGCCTGCTCACTCTGGCGTTAGCACTCTCCAACCAAGACTGCCAGTATAGCGGACAGGCGCGGAGTCGCGCAAGTGCCCCCGGAGCAGGCGCCGTCTTGCCCGCCGACCGCGCGGGCTATCCGATCCGTTTCAAACGGTAGCCAGCTATCTTCCGGGCGAGCGTGTTCCGGTGGATCCCCAGCAGGGTGGCCGCGCGCCCGACGTTTCCCTTCGACTTCTTCAGGGCGCGGCGGATGAAGTGCTTTTCGAGCTCGTTCTTCGCGTCCTCGTACAGGATTCCCTTGCTCAGCATCTCGTCGACGAGGTCGCCCAGCTCCTTATGCACCACCGCCGTCCTTTCTGTCAGGCGCCGCTGTCGCCTCCGGACGCATGCGCAAGTCCCTGCCCCGTCAACCGCCGGTGTGCCTCGACGTACTTCGCCCGCGTATTCGCGACCACGTCGTCCGGCAGTTCGGGAGCCGGGGGCTGCCGGTCCCACTCGATCCGGTCGAGGTAGTCACGGACGTATTGCTTGTCGAAACTGGGCTGCCCGCCTCCCGGAGCGTAGTCCGACGCGGGCCAGAACCGGGACGAATCGGGCGTAAGCGCCTCGTCGATGAGGACGATCGCCTCGCCCCCGTCAGGGTCGTCCACCAACCCGAACTCGAACTTCGTATCGGCGACGATGATTCCGCACGATTCGGCGTGTTCCGCGCCATGCCGGTAGAGCGCCAGGGTCAGGTCGCGCAGTCGCGCCACCAGCTCGGCGCCGACTATCTCACCCGCCTCCGCCTCGGTGATGTTGATGTCGTGGCCCGTTTCCGCCTTGGTCGCCGGCGTGAAGATCGCTTCCGGGAGCCGATCCGACTCGCGCAGCCCGGCGGGTAGCTCGACGCCGCACACCCGGCCGTTCCGCTGGTATTCCTTCCAGCCGGAACCGGAGAGATAGCCCCGCGCCACGCACTCGATCGGCAGCGGCCGGGTACGCCGGACCAGCATCGACCGGCCCGCGAGCAGGTCCGCGAATGGCTGAAGCACAGCCGGAAAGGCGGCGGTGTTCATTGCCACCAGGTGGTTTGGCACGAGATCGGAGGTCCGCGCGAACCAGAAAGCAGAAAGTTGCGTCAGGACCCTTCCCTTGTCCGGGATCACCGACCCGAGGACCACGTCGTAGGCGGAGATTCGGTCGGTAGCGACCATCAACAGGTGGTCATCGCCTACCTCGAACATGTCGCGCACCTTGCCGCGACGGTGGGGGCTGACGCCGGGAAGTTCGGTTTCGTAGAGGGACTCGACGGACGGGGCGGGTGTGGACGACAACTTTCGGATCTCCCAGCCAGGGGCATCTGGCGAACGAAACGGCTATGTTATCCGACCGCGGGCCTGACGGCCAAAGAAAAAAAGTGTACGGTCCCCCCGCAATGCGATTCCGCGTCCAGAGCCTTCTCGTGGTCGCCGTCGGCGTCGGCCTGATGGCGTATGTGTTGCGCGGCGCCCAGCTCGATCGCGTGGTCGAAGCGGTGGGCGGAGCGCGCCGCGACCTGCTGTTCCTCGCGCTTGTCGTGACGCTCCTGACGTACGTCGCCCGCGCCATCCGCTGGCGGTACCTGCTCGCGCCGGTACAACAGGTTCATTTCGGCCCGGCGCTGCGCGCCACGGTGATGGGCTTCGCGGCGACATCCGTGCTCCCGGGCCGAGTCGGTGAGATCGTGCGGCCGTGGGCGCTGGCGCGCGAGGAGCGCATGAGCGTCAGTGCCGCGCTCGCCACCGTTGTCGTGGAGCGGCTGCTGGACCTGGTGGTGATCCTGGCGATGTTCGGGATCGCGCTCGGTTTGCTCGACCCGGGTTTCGCCACCGACGAAGCGGCGCCCCTCGCGGCGGCCCGTGCCGGCGCTCTGGCGAGCGCCGCGGCAGCCGCCGTCATTCTCTGGCTGGTCTTCGCGGCCGCGGGCCATCCGGAGCGGGTCAACCGGCTCGTGGAGCGTGCGACGGAGCGACTGCCGCAGCGGTGGCGCGAGCTCGCGCGCCGGCTGTCACGCCGGTTCGTCGTCGGCCTTGGCGTGATGCGCCGGCCGCACCTGCTCCTGATCTCCACCCTCTGGTCGGTCGCGGTGTGGGCCTTGATCGCCGGCAGCATCTGGCTTGTCACGATTGCGTTCGACATCGCGATGCCGTTGACTGGAGCGGCGGTCGTCCTGCTGCTCGTTGCGGTGGGAGTGGCGGTGCCGACACCAGCCGGGATCGGGGGCTATCATGCGGCGTACCAGTTCGGGGCCACGGTCCTGTACGGGGCTCCGGCGGAAGCGGCGGCGGGTGCGGGCCTGATTGCGCACGCGTTCGCCTTTCTGCCCGTCACCATAGGTGGCATTGCCCTGATGGCGCGTGCCGGGTTGCGGATGCGGGGCATCGGCCGGATACTGCACGACGCGGAGCAGGAGGTCGTTCCGCCAGCGGAAGGGGAGTCGGAATCACGATGAGATGTCCGTTCTGCGGCCACGCCGACAGCAAGGTCGTCGATTCCCGCGAGACGAAGGAGGGCGATGCCATCCGCCGCCGCCGCGAGTGCGCCGGATGCGGCCGCCGTTTCACGAGCTACGAGCGGATAGACCCGATCCAGTACATGGTTATCAAGAAGGACGGCCGGCGAGAGCCGTTCGACCGCGGCCGGGTGATTGCCGGCATGCTGAAGGCGTGCGAAAAGCGCCCCGTGTCGCCTTCCCAGCTTGAAGCGGTGGCGGATCAACTCGAAGGCATGCTGCACGACCGCAACGAAAAGGAGGTGCCGACCGAGGATGTCGGCGCCTTCGTGATGGAACGGCTTCGATCGCTGGATCAAGTCGCCTACGTTCGGTTCGCCTCCGTCTATCGCGAATTCCGTGACGTCGACGAGTTCATGACGGAACTCAAGTCGCTGCTCGAATCGCGGGAGTGACCGGGCGGGCCGTGGCTGCGAGCCGCGCTTCGATCGTCTGATCCGGTCGCACGTGGCGACCCGATTCAGCAGCCGCCATCGGCGCCAGCCCCACCAGTTCCGTGCCCGCGACCGCGATTCCGCGTGCCGCCGCCTCTTCCGTTACCCGCACCACCGCGGTGGAGATGGATGTCCGCCGGTGATCGGTCAGGTTCATCGAGACCTGCACCGGTGCGCCCTCCCGTTCCGCCAGTCGCAACCCGAGCGCCTGGACGGCCGGCAGTCCACCGTCTCGTTCCCGCACCGCACGGGCAATGGCCCGCGCTGCGTCGATATCGGCGGACGCCAGATTCACGTTGAAGGCAATGAGGGGCCCACGGGCGCCAAACGCGGCCGCGCCGGCGGTGGGATGCGGCCGGGCGGGGCCATGATCGGGAGCCCATTCCGGCGCGCGCAGCTTCGCGGCCAGACCCTCGAAGCCTCCGCGGCGGATCTGGTTGAGCTGCTGCCGCTCGGAGCTCCCCGCCGCTTCCGCGTAGAGATAGGTCGGGAGGTCGAACCGGGCGGCGACTTCGGCGGCGGTATCGCGAGCCAGGCCGATGCAGGCCGCCATCGGCATGTCGCCCAGCGGAACGAACGGAACGACATCGACGGCGCCGATGCGAGGGTGCGCGCCGGCGTGACCGCGCAGGTCGATTCGTGTGATCGCGGCATCGAACAGGCGGAAGATCGCCTCGCGCAGAGACATCGCCGTACCCGCCAGTGTGAGGACGGAACGATGATGCGACCTATCCGAGGAACAATCGAGCAGCGCGATGCCCGGGACGCCTGCCGCGGCGGCCACGATCGCGCGGACGGTGTCGGGGCGCCGCCCCTCGCTGATGTTCGGAATCGCTTCGATGAATGGCGCAGGGGACACTCCGTCTATAATGGCAGCGTTTCGTTCCTCCCCGCTCTCTGCAATGACGTGTCCTGCCTGCGGGGATCCCACCGACGGCGTGAGAGGTGTGTGTCCCGTTTGTGGTGCGCCGCGACCGGAGGCGCAGGACGGGGGGGAAACCTCGGAACCGGCGATACCCCCGCGGCGGGCTCGTCGCGGTGCGGTCCGGTCGTCGCTGCCGCTGTTTCCTTCCCGGTCGGCACGTCGCCAGGCGTCGTCGGACCGGCTTCGCCGGCTGGCCCGGACGAAACGGTCCTCGGAGCCGACGCCCGATCCGATCGTCGCGGAACTTGACTTCGAGACGGAGGGGGCAGGCCCCGACGCCAGCGGGGGGAGCCGGGCTACCATCGGGCTGATCCGCCGGCTCGTCGCCGCGGTCATCGACGCCGGCATTCTGCTGGCGATGGACGCGGCCGTGGTGGCGCTGACGCTCCGTGCGGCGGGGTTGCCGATTGACGATCTCGCGGCCCTGCCGCTTCTGCCGCTCGCCGGGTTCCTGATCCTCCTCGACGCGGGGTACCTCGCGGCGTTCCTGGTACTTGCCGGCCAGACGGTGGGCGAGTTGGCTGCCGGCGTGCCGGTTCGGGTCGCGGGCGAAGCGCAGTGACCTCATCCCTCCGCCGCATGGCGCTACTCGTCTCCTCTGCGGGCCCGGCCGGCCACGTGCCGGTGGCTCCCGGCACCGCCGGATCGGTCGTCGGCGTCGCCCTGTGGCTGCTGGTGCGCGCCGCGGAGACTCCGGCCCTCGAGGGGTTTGTCGTGGTGGCGGTGCTTGCTGTCGGGGTCTGGTCGGCGACGGTTACCGAGGAGCACTGCGGGAGGTCAGATCCGGGTGTGGTCGTGATCGACGAAGTGGCCGGGATGTTGATTGCCTGTTTCTGGCTGCCGCTGGGAACGGTTGGGGTTATCGCGGCGTTCTTCGCGTTCCGGCTGTTCGATATCGTGAAGCCGTACCCCGCCGGCGCGGCCGAGCGGTTGCCGGGCGGTTGGGGAATCATGGCGGACGACGTGGTGGCCGGCCTCTATGCCTACGCCATGGTCAGACTGTTGATCTGGCTGGCGCCGGACGTGATGCTCGGATGATGACCACGGCCGCGGTTGTCGCTGTCGGGTCGGAACTGCTGACGCCGCACAAGACCGACACCAACTCGCTGTTCATCGCCGACGGTCTCGCCACGATTGGGGTCCGTCTGCTGCAGAAGATGGTGGTCGGCGACGAGCCGGAGGGGCTGACCGAGGCGCTGCGATACGCGACGCGGCTCGCCGACCTGGTGGTCGTGACGGGTGGCCTCGGGCCGACCGCCGACGACCTGACGCGCGAGACCGTCGCTGCCCACTTCGGTCTGCCGCTCGAGGAATCGGCCGAGGTTGTCGAAGCGATGCGGGCCAGGTTCGCGGCCCGCGGTCTCGAGATGCCGGCAATCAACCGCCGTCAGGCGCAGGTGCCGCGGGGCGCCACGGTGCTTCCGAATGCCCGCGGCACCGCGCCGGGACTCTGGATCGCCGAGGCGACGGGGCGGGTACTCCTGTTGCCTGGACCGCCGCGGGAGTTGCGGCCGATGTTCGAACAGTTCGTCGCTCACCATCTCGCGCCCGAGGCGGGCGGCAGGCGTCTCTACCGCCGGATGATCCGGACGGCCGGACGGACCGAATCCCATCTCGACACGATCGCGGGTCCCATCTATGGGCCCTGGCAGGGCCGGCCGGAGCCGATAGAAACCACGATCCTCGCCACGCTCGGCCAGATCGACATTCACCTCTCGCTCGTGGCGGAGGATCCGGCGACCGGCGAGCGGACCCTCGACGACGCGGTGGCGCAACTGACCGCGGCGCTCGGCAGGGCCGTGGTCAGCACGGACGGCCGGTCGCTACCGGCGGTCGTGGGTGGGCTGCTCGCGGAGCGGGGCGCCCGGCTCGCCGTTGCGGAGTCGTGCACCGGCGGGCTGATTGCGTCACGCCTGACCGACGTGCCAGGGAGCTCGGCCTACGTCCAGGCCGGGTGGGTGTTGTACAGCAACGAGGCCAAGGTCGCTCTGGGCGTCGATGCCTCGCTGATCCTGGAGCATGGCGCGGTGAGCGAACCGGTGGCCGAGGCGATGGCGGTCGCCGCGCGCCGCGCCGCCGATGTTGACTATGGGCTGGCCGTCACCGGGATTGCCGGGCCGGGCGGAGCGACGCGAGGCAAGCCGATTGGCACGGTTTGCCTGGCGCTCGCGGGCCCCGCCGCGCCGCCGCGCGTCCGCCGCGTGCAGGTTCCCGGCGAGCGGGAGCGTGTGAAGTTCCAGGCGTCGCAGGCGGCCCTCGATCTCCTCCGCCGCAGCCTGCTTCGGGATGCGCCGCACGACGCGGCGTGAAGTTGAATCGGTCATACTCCGCACGGTATGCGCGAGATTCGTAGCGGGCCGGTTGCGGTCCTTGGCTCCGGTGGTTGGGGAACCGCACTGGCGGTCCACCTTGCCCGCGCTGGCCGCGAGGTCCGCCTCTGGGGGCGCGATCCGGCTCTGATCGAGCGGATGTGTGCGAGTAGCGCAAACCCCGTGTACCTCCCCGACGTCGAACTGCCTGTAGGGGTCGCGCCGACCGGCGAGATCGGCGCCGCGGTTGCGGGCGCCACCTACGTCGTCGTTGCCGCGCCGTCGCACGGCGTGCGCGCCGTGGTCCGTAGGGCCGCGCCGGCGATCGATCCCGACGCGGTCCTGATCAGCGCCGCGAAGGGAATCGAGGACGGCACGCTCCTCCGGATGTCGCAGGTGATTGCGGCGGAGGTGTGCAGCGACGGAGATGGGCCGGCGGTGACCGTCCTGTCCGGTCCCAGTTTTGCTGCCGAGGTGGCGCGCGGTGCGCCTACCGCGGTGGCGGTAGCGGGCCGTTCGCCCGACGCCGTAGGGGCGGTCCAGCACGACTTTCGTTCCGACTCTTTCCGCCTCTAT from Acidobacteriota bacterium carries:
- a CDS encoding phosphoribosylaminoimidazolesuccinocarboxamide synthase, which translates into the protein MSSTPAPSVESLYETELPGVSPHRRGKVRDMFEVGDDHLLMVATDRISAYDVVLGSVIPDKGRVLTQLSAFWFARTSDLVPNHLVAMNTAAFPAVLQPFADLLAGRSMLVRRTRPLPIECVARGYLSGSGWKEYQRNGRVCGVELPAGLRESDRLPEAIFTPATKAETGHDINITEAEAGEIVGAELVARLRDLTLALYRHGAEHAESCGIIVADTKFEFGLVDDPDGGEAIVLIDEALTPDSSRFWPASDYAPGGGQPSFDKQYVRDYLDRIEWDRQPPAPELPDDVVANTRAKYVEAHRRLTGQGLAHASGGDSGA
- a CDS encoding competence/damage-inducible protein A, which encodes MMTTAAVVAVGSELLTPHKTDTNSLFIADGLATIGVRLLQKMVVGDEPEGLTEALRYATRLADLVVVTGGLGPTADDLTRETVAAHFGLPLEESAEVVEAMRARFAARGLEMPAINRRQAQVPRGATVLPNARGTAPGLWIAEATGRVLLLPGPPRELRPMFEQFVAHHLAPEAGGRRLYRRMIRTAGRTESHLDTIAGPIYGPWQGRPEPIETTILATLGQIDIHLSLVAEDPATGERTLDDAVAQLTAALGRAVVSTDGRSLPAVVGGLLAERGARLAVAESCTGGLIASRLTDVPGSSAYVQAGWVLYSNEAKVALGVDASLILEHGAVSEPVAEAMAVAARRAADVDYGLAVTGIAGPGGATRGKPIGTVCLALAGPAAPPRVRRVQVPGERERVKFQASQAALDLLRRSLLRDAPHDAA
- a CDS encoding co-chaperone GroES, with product MAVKVRPLHDRVIVERLEEGDQLVGGIIIPDTAKEKPQQGKVIAAGNGKVKEDGTVTPLDVKEGDTVLFGKYSGQEIKLEGEEYLIMREDEILGVIE
- the ftcD gene encoding glutamate formimidoyltransferase, which encodes MPASMTAATSRRISPMVARLPPLASGPAPSVSKSSSATIGSGVGSEDRFVRASRRSRSDDAWRRADREGNSGSDDRTAPRRARRGGIAGSEVSPPSCASGRGAPQTGHTPLTPSVGSPQAGHVIAESGEERNAAIIDGVSPAPFIEAIPNISEGRRPDTVRAIVAAAAGVPGIALLDCSSDRSHHRSVLTLAGTAMSLREAIFRLFDAAITRIDLRGHAGAHPRIGAVDVVPFVPLGDMPMAACIGLARDTAAEVAARFDLPTYLYAEAAGSSERQQLNQIRRGGFEGLAAKLRAPEWAPDHGPARPHPTAGAAAFGARGPLIAFNVNLASADIDAARAIARAVRERDGGLPAVQALGLRLAEREGAPVQVSMNLTDHRRTSISTAVVRVTEEAAARGIAVAGTELVGLAPMAAAESGRHVRPDQTIEARLAATARPVTPAIRAAT
- a CDS encoding NAD(P)-dependent glycerol-3-phosphate dehydrogenase, translating into MREIRSGPVAVLGSGGWGTALAVHLARAGREVRLWGRDPALIERMCASSANPVYLPDVELPVGVAPTGEIGAAVAGATYVVVAAPSHGVRAVVRRAAPAIDPDAVLISAAKGIEDGTLLRMSQVIAAEVCSDGDGPAVTVLSGPSFAAEVARGAPTAVAVAGRSPDAVGAVQHDFRSDSFRLYASDDVIGVEIGGAMKNVIAIAAGAVESLGLGHNARSALITRGLAEISRLACALGGRRETLAGLSGLGDLVLTCTGGLSRNRRVGMELGKGRTLEALMAGMQMVAEGIRTTGVALELGRREAVEMPITAEMAEVLGGRRTPREAVEELMLRRQRTELDA
- a CDS encoding phosphatidylglycerophosphatase A, whose amino-acid sequence is MALLVSSAGPAGHVPVAPGTAGSVVGVALWLLVRAAETPALEGFVVVAVLAVGVWSATVTEEHCGRSDPGVVVIDEVAGMLIACFWLPLGTVGVIAAFFAFRLFDIVKPYPAGAAERLPGGWGIMADDVVAGLYAYAMVRLLIWLAPDVMLG
- a CDS encoding flippase-like domain-containing protein, producing the protein MLSDRGPDGQRKKVYGPPAMRFRVQSLLVVAVGVGLMAYVLRGAQLDRVVEAVGGARRDLLFLALVVTLLTYVARAIRWRYLLAPVQQVHFGPALRATVMGFAATSVLPGRVGEIVRPWALAREERMSVSAALATVVVERLLDLVVILAMFGIALGLLDPGFATDEAAPLAAARAGALASAAAAAVILWLVFAAAGHPERVNRLVERATERLPQRWRELARRLSRRFVVGLGVMRRPHLLLISTLWSVAVWALIAGSIWLVTIAFDIAMPLTGAAVVLLLVAVGVAVPTPAGIGGYHAAYQFGATVLYGAPAEAAAGAGLIAHAFAFLPVTIGGIALMARAGLRMRGIGRILHDAEQEVVPPAEGESESR
- the nrdR gene encoding transcriptional repressor NrdR, which translates into the protein MRCPFCGHADSKVVDSRETKEGDAIRRRRECAGCGRRFTSYERIDPIQYMVIKKDGRREPFDRGRVIAGMLKACEKRPVSPSQLEAVADQLEGMLHDRNEKEVPTEDVGAFVMERLRSLDQVAYVRFASVYREFRDVDEFMTELKSLLESRE